In Virgibacillus siamensis, the genomic stretch GTTTGGACAGGAATGCAGAACGGGTCTGTACCCATAAATGAACATTTACAATGGGACGGACAACTTTCGCCAGCCATCCAACGAATGATTCTCCATTGCGTCCGATTCTTTGGAGCACGGTCCGTGGAGGATCGGACGTGCTCCCCACAGGTAAATCCAATTGAAAGCGCCTGATAATAGAATTGAAACAACCCACAGCATAAGGCCCCCAATTCCGAAACCATTCACGCCAGCGCCCCAATGTCGATTCATCAGCCGGTACATCTATCAATTGATCATCCAGAACCTGTTCGATGCTTTCTGTCCCATAACGCTTGTAGGGGACTAGAAGATCTGGTAGTTCGTGATGAATTTTATGACAGCGTTCACAAAAAAGACGACGTATAATAAGTTTCGCTTTATCTCCGGAATGTCTATACCATACTCTTCGCCGACTACCTGCCACTATTAGAGGACCTTCACAACAAGGACAGTGATTGATTTCCGCACTCCTAACAAAAAACGCCAGGCTCATTCTTCTTCTCAACCAACGTATAATCTGATATACTTACCATATATTGTTTTTTTGGTGGGCGTCTCCAGTGAAATTGTTCCCGCAGTTTCACGTTAATGGGGGACGTCCTTTTCCTTTCTTCAGGTTTTTTCCTCGGTCACTCTATTAGTCTACTTCTGGTCGGACATAACCGTCAACTTCCGGTCTTTTTCGCCTAGCTAAAACATCATGGGTATAAAACAGTAATACCAGCTAATAGTTGTCAATATTTTAAGGTAAAAAAGTACAAAAAAAGATGTTACACTTAAATTGGACATACCAAATAACCTTACCGTATATTCAATAAGGTATCGGAATATTGTGAAATCAAAATGATTCTATGATTGATCTACAAAAACTTCCTGACGTTGGATCCAGTGAACGAGTTTATTAGCACTGGTAATCACTGCGACTTTGTGCGGTTTGCCCTCGTTTCTTTTACGATCATAAAAGGCTATAATTTTCTTGTTTCGGTTTTTGGTACGACCACATTGCACCGCTGTATAAAGGGCCTGACGCAATCTTGATGACCCTCTTTTGGTGATGCGGTTGATTGATGCTTTATATTTTCCAGACTCAAAAACACTTGGATCTAATCCTGCATAGGCAGCCAGTTGTTTAGGGCGTTCAAATTGGTCTGTTCCCCCTATTTCGGAGATGATTGTGGCAGCAATCTTTCTTCCGATTCCGGGAACCGATCGGACCAATTTATATTCGTTAAAAGTCTCAGCCAAGGCATCTATTATCCGTTGTAAAAAAGCTTGGACCTGGCTTTCCCCTTTCGCTACATCCAGGCCAATGACAGGGTCCATATGTAATCACTACTCCTTTGTTAGATTCGCCGGTACGCCCCTGTATCACTTGTAGTTTCATAGCTTCGCTTTTTATACGGGATCGCGTCCCAACCAGCCTCAAACATGTTTCTACAAGGAGGGGGTGGACAGTATTACGGACGGGATCAGTGTCCCACGGGCCAGATCGTCCTACCCCGGCTACCTTAAGCATAAAACCTATTAAAAATAGGTCAACCAGAAATGACTGGTTAACCATATAATACGATTGGGCATGGGGATCATTTCGGCTGCACTTGGGCTCAGCCTTATCGGGGGGAGGAACGTACGTGTATTTTAGCGATTCAGAAAAAACCAACAATACCATTCGCGGCAGGAACTATGGAATTAACGTTCAACCAACCTGCCGGAAATGATGAAAATGTTATTTTTAATCTGGATAACATAAAGCCGGGAGACACACAGGAACAGTCATTTAGTATTCAGAATACCGGGACACTTAATTTCTCAAAAGTAATGTTGGATACAGACTATAAAGTGAATGATGCCAAAGGTGATAATACGTTGAACTTTGGGAAGCACATTCGGGTAGAGTTATTCTATAATACAAGCAAAGGGAAGAAACTCATCACAAAAACGACTCTAAATCAACTAAAAAGGGATGGTCCCATTGATGTGATTGGTGGGGATGGTCTTCCCGCGGATCAAAATGGCCACTATGAAAATTTTTATGTTGATATCTCATTTGTGGATAATGGCGAGGATCAGAATCAATTCCAGGGTGACTCCCTGAAACTTAACTGGACGTTTACTGCGGAACAAGAAGATGGGGAAGAAATTTAACGACATTTGACTTTTATATGAACAATAGATGGGAAATTTATGTTGATTTGCATCTTTTTTCAAAAACCCACTTGATTTATCAGACTAATAGGAATATAATGTACTGCAACAATAAAATATCTTATCAAGAGAAGCTGAGGGATCTGGCCCTGTGAAGCTTCAGCAACCTCTGACACTGTCAGGATGGTGCTAAATCCAGCAAGATTAATTTCTTGGGAGATAAGAGCGGAATCGAATAACCGTCAGCAACCCTCTTTTCTTATCCAAGGAAAGGGGGTTTTTTAACAGAATTTGGCAAAACCATTAAAATGAATTTTATGAGGAAAGGATGATCATTATGGGTGAAATTGTTGTATTGTCGGGCAGTCCTTCTGCCGCTTCAAGATCGGATAGTGTACTAAGGTATATGGGTGATTTGCTAATCCAAAAACATTTTACGGTATCACATCTCTCTGTCAGAGATTTACCATATGAAGATCTTTTTACGGGAAACTGGGAAAGCCCGGCTATCCGGGATATCGCATTGATGATTCGGAATGCCAGTGGTGTTATCGTTGGATCGCCTGTGTACAAAGGAGCCTATTCAGGCGTGCTGAAGGCATTATTGGATGTTTTGCCGCGGGATGTGCTGCAGCATACACCTGTTCTTCCTGTAATGACCGGTGGGAGTGCTTCACATTTGCTGGCAATTGAATACACATTAAAACCCGTGCTTGCGACATTAAAAGGGCATAATCTGAAAGGTCTTTATTTATTAGATGATCAAATTGACAAACATAGGAACAATCCGATTATTGAAGATGCAATTTTGGAACGGACGGAGAAACAGTTATACTATTTTGCGGATTTAGTAAAAGGAACAGTTGTTTGGAATTAAGCTATCTAAAACAGAAAGGGGTAACTGTATGACGAAGAAACGAATTTTTTTAAATGCATTTGATATGAATTGTGCGGGGCATCAATCCCCGGGATTATGGACACATCCTGATGATGAGTCACATCGTTATAAGGACAGCAGTTATTGGATTGAACTTGCCAAGCTGTTAGAGAAGGGAAGGTTTGATGCGGTGTTTATCGCGGATGT encodes the following:
- a CDS encoding DUF6431 domain-containing protein, with product MAGSRRRVWYRHSGDKAKLIIRRLFCERCHKIHHELPDLLVPYKRYGTESIEQVLDDQLIDVPADESTLGRWREWFRNWGPYAVGCFNSIIRRFQLDLPVGSTSDPPRTVLQRIGRNGESFVGWLAKVVRPIVNVHLWVQTRSAFLSK
- a CDS encoding TasA family protein, giving the protein MGSALSGGGTYVYFSDSEKTNNTIRGRNYGINVQPTCRK
- a CDS encoding TasA family protein; translated protein: MELTFNQPAGNDENVIFNLDNIKPGDTQEQSFSIQNTGTLNFSKVMLDTDYKVNDAKGDNTLNFGKHIRVELFYNTSKGKKLITKTTLNQLKRDGPIDVIGGDGLPADQNGHYENFYVDISFVDNGEDQNQFQGDSLKLNWTFTAEQEDGEEI
- the ssuE gene encoding NADPH-dependent FMN reductase; the encoded protein is MGEIVVLSGSPSAASRSDSVLRYMGDLLIQKHFTVSHLSVRDLPYEDLFTGNWESPAIRDIALMIRNASGVIVGSPVYKGAYSGVLKALLDVLPRDVLQHTPVLPVMTGGSASHLLAIEYTLKPVLATLKGHNLKGLYLLDDQIDKHRNNPIIEDAILERTEKQLYYFADLVKGTVVWN